The Blastococcus sp. HT6-4 genome window below encodes:
- a CDS encoding phosphoenolpyruvate carboxykinase (GTP): MTSVATPGLDNAPTTHARLLAWVREMAELTTPDQVVWVDGTDEEWERLTRKLVDAGTFTPLAKKPNSFWCASDPSDVARVEDRTYICSVDEADAGPTNNWMDPNEMKSVMTELYRGCMRGRTMYVIPFCMGPVEAENPMFGVELTDSEYVVVSMRVMARIGSRILEAMGTDRPFVPAMHSLGAPLEEGQADVPWPCSDTKYIVHFPEERAIWSYGSGYGGNALLGKKCYSLRIASVMARDEGWLAEHMLILKLTNPQQKTYYIAAAFPSACGKTNLAMLEPTIPGWKVETLGDDIAWMRFGEDGRLYALNPEFGLFGVAPGTGWDTNPNAMRTIDQGNSVFTNVALTDDGDIWWEGMTDEPPAHLTDWKGRDWTPESDELSSHPNSRFCTPITQCPILAPEYDDPKGVPISAILFGGRRKTTIPLISEARDWNHGVFMGATLSSETTAAATGAVGVVRRDPFAMLPFIGYNAGDYFGHWVNTGKQHDASKLPRIFYVNWFRRDEDGGFLWPGFGENSRVLKWVVERLEGTAAAVETPVGHVPTADSLDVSGLDMAPEQVEKALAVKPEEWREEIPQITEWFEKFGDKLPSTMWDELEILKSRLA, translated from the coding sequence GTGACTTCAGTGGCCACCCCCGGTCTCGACAACGCCCCCACCACGCATGCGCGCCTCCTGGCATGGGTCCGGGAGATGGCCGAGCTGACGACGCCGGACCAGGTGGTCTGGGTCGACGGCACCGACGAGGAGTGGGAGCGGCTCACCCGGAAGCTCGTCGACGCCGGCACCTTCACGCCGCTGGCGAAGAAGCCCAACTCGTTCTGGTGCGCCTCCGACCCCAGCGACGTCGCGCGCGTCGAGGACCGCACCTACATCTGCTCGGTCGACGAGGCCGACGCGGGTCCCACCAACAACTGGATGGACCCGAACGAGATGAAGTCGGTCATGACCGAGCTGTACCGGGGGTGCATGCGCGGCCGGACGATGTACGTCATCCCGTTCTGCATGGGCCCGGTCGAGGCCGAGAACCCGATGTTCGGCGTCGAGCTCACCGACTCGGAGTACGTCGTCGTCTCCATGCGGGTCATGGCGCGCATCGGCAGCCGCATCCTCGAGGCGATGGGCACCGACCGCCCGTTCGTGCCGGCCATGCACTCCCTCGGCGCCCCGCTCGAGGAGGGCCAGGCCGACGTCCCGTGGCCCTGCAGCGACACCAAGTACATCGTGCACTTCCCCGAGGAGCGGGCCATCTGGTCCTACGGCTCCGGGTACGGCGGCAACGCGCTGCTGGGCAAGAAGTGCTACTCGCTGCGCATCGCCTCGGTCATGGCCCGCGACGAGGGCTGGCTGGCCGAGCACATGCTCATCCTCAAGCTCACCAACCCGCAGCAGAAGACCTACTACATCGCCGCCGCCTTCCCCTCGGCCTGCGGGAAGACCAACCTGGCGATGCTCGAGCCGACCATCCCCGGCTGGAAGGTCGAGACCCTGGGCGACGACATCGCCTGGATGCGCTTCGGTGAGGACGGCCGCCTCTACGCCCTCAACCCCGAGTTCGGCCTCTTCGGCGTCGCGCCGGGCACCGGCTGGGACACCAACCCCAACGCCATGCGCACGATCGACCAGGGCAACTCGGTCTTCACCAACGTCGCTCTCACCGACGACGGCGACATCTGGTGGGAGGGCATGACCGACGAGCCGCCGGCCCACCTGACCGACTGGAAGGGCCGGGACTGGACGCCGGAGTCCGACGAGCTCTCGTCGCACCCGAACTCGCGGTTCTGCACCCCGATCACCCAGTGCCCCATCCTGGCGCCGGAGTACGACGACCCGAAGGGCGTGCCGATCTCGGCGATCCTCTTCGGCGGCCGCCGCAAGACCACCATCCCGCTGATCAGCGAGGCCCGGGACTGGAACCACGGCGTCTTCATGGGCGCGACGCTCTCCTCGGAGACCACCGCCGCCGCCACCGGTGCCGTCGGCGTCGTCCGCCGCGACCCGTTCGCCATGCTGCCGTTCATCGGTTACAACGCCGGTGACTACTTCGGCCACTGGGTGAACACCGGCAAGCAGCACGACGCCAGCAAGCTGCCCCGGATCTTCTACGTGAACTGGTTCCGGCGCGACGAGGACGGCGGCTTCCTGTGGCCGGGCTTCGGCGAGAACAGCCGGGTCCTCAAGTGGGTCGTCGAGCGCCTCGAGGGCACCGCTGCCGCCGTCGAGACGCCGGTCGGCCACGTTCCCACGGCCGACTCGCTCGACGTCTCCGGGCTCGACATGGCCCCCGAGCAGGTCGAGAAGGCGCTCGCGGTCAAGCCGGAGGAGTGGCGGGAGGAGATCCCGCAGATCACCGAGTGGTTCGAGAAGTTCGGTGACAAGCTGCCCAGCACGATGTGGGACGAGCTCGAGATCCTGAAGAGCCGACTCGCCTGA
- a CDS encoding metalloregulator ArsR/SmtB family transcription factor, whose product MFRVEAMQALGDPTRRALLDLLAGGELAAGELAERFPVSRPAISRHLRVLREAGLVRVRSDGRQRLYALDTGPLKEIDAWLESYRDLWAQRLDALDTEIARGRRARRVGGPA is encoded by the coding sequence GTGTTCCGCGTGGAGGCGATGCAGGCGCTCGGCGACCCGACCCGGCGGGCCCTGCTCGACCTGCTCGCGGGCGGCGAGCTGGCGGCCGGGGAGCTGGCCGAGCGCTTCCCGGTCAGCCGCCCGGCGATCAGCCGGCACCTCCGGGTGCTGCGCGAGGCCGGCCTGGTCCGGGTGCGCAGCGACGGGCGGCAGCGGCTGTACGCGCTCGACACCGGGCCGCTGAAGGAGATCGACGCGTGGCTCGAGTCGTACCGCGACCTGTGGGCGCAGCGGCTGGACGCGCTGGACACCGAGATCGCCCGCGGCCGGCGGGCGCGCAGAGTTGGAGGACCGGCATGA
- a CDS encoding NADH:flavin oxidoreductase/NADH oxidase, whose product MNVPTVLSPLHLRGVTLPNRLVVAPMCQYSVTDGLVGDYHLAHLGRFALGGFGLVVVEATGVTPEGRISHGDVGLWSDEHVPGLARVVEFLHTHGSAAGIQLAHAGAKASSRRPWEGDGPVTPENARPGEEPWPTVSAGPVPAGPGWPTPHALTVEELTEVREAFVAATRRSLAAGFDVVEVHAAHGYLLHQFLSPLSNHREDGYGGSREARMRFPLEVVAAVRAAWPADRPLFVRVSAVDGSTGGITLEDTVAFARELKERGVDVVDASGGGLGGGWQHPIGYGYQVPHAARIRAEADIATMAVGLIVDARQAEAIVAQGHADLVAVAREAQDDPNFAARAARELTGSHDGYPVQAGPRLAARDRLLGRLGPWTGPDPVQVQPA is encoded by the coding sequence GTGAACGTTCCCACCGTGCTGTCGCCCCTGCACCTCCGCGGCGTCACGCTGCCGAACCGGCTCGTCGTCGCCCCCATGTGCCAGTACTCGGTGACCGACGGCCTCGTCGGCGACTACCACCTGGCCCATCTGGGGCGGTTCGCCCTGGGCGGGTTCGGGCTGGTCGTGGTCGAGGCGACCGGGGTCACCCCCGAGGGCCGGATCAGCCACGGCGACGTCGGCCTCTGGTCGGACGAGCACGTCCCCGGCCTGGCCCGGGTGGTGGAGTTCCTGCACACCCACGGATCCGCGGCCGGGATCCAGCTCGCCCACGCCGGGGCGAAGGCCAGCAGCCGGCGCCCGTGGGAGGGCGACGGCCCGGTCACCCCGGAGAACGCGCGCCCGGGCGAGGAGCCCTGGCCCACCGTCTCGGCCGGCCCGGTCCCCGCCGGTCCGGGGTGGCCGACGCCGCACGCGCTGACCGTCGAGGAGCTGACCGAGGTCCGGGAGGCCTTCGTCGCGGCCACGCGCCGCTCGCTGGCCGCCGGTTTCGACGTCGTCGAGGTGCACGCGGCCCACGGCTACCTGCTGCACCAGTTCCTCTCACCGCTCTCCAACCACCGCGAGGACGGCTACGGCGGCTCCCGGGAGGCGCGCATGCGCTTCCCGCTGGAGGTCGTGGCGGCCGTGCGCGCCGCCTGGCCGGCGGACCGGCCGCTGTTCGTCCGCGTCTCCGCCGTCGACGGGTCCACCGGCGGCATCACGCTCGAGGACACCGTCGCGTTCGCCCGCGAGCTGAAGGAGCGCGGGGTCGACGTCGTCGACGCCTCCGGCGGGGGCCTCGGCGGCGGCTGGCAGCATCCGATCGGCTACGGCTACCAGGTGCCACACGCGGCTCGGATCCGGGCGGAGGCCGACATCGCCACCATGGCCGTCGGGCTCATCGTCGACGCCCGGCAGGCCGAGGCGATCGTCGCGCAGGGCCACGCCGACCTGGTGGCGGTCGCGCGCGAGGCGCAGGACGACCCGAACTTCGCCGCCCGCGCGGCGCGCGAGCTCACCGGCAGCCACGACGGCTACCCGGTGCAGGCGGGCCCCCGGCTGGCGGCCCGCGACCGGCTCCTGGGGCGGCTGGGACCCTGGACCGGCCCGGACCCGGTCCAGGTGCAGCCCGCCTGA
- a CDS encoding acyl carrier protein, giving the protein MATGETGFEDVFYDLVSVQYHSLKAGHDYGQYVRDAENAGLDDVAAFFREVMEQDSQRARRCHEFLGRLQGTEQGGPATQ; this is encoded by the coding sequence ATGGCAACCGGTGAAACCGGCTTCGAGGACGTCTTCTACGACCTCGTCTCCGTCCAGTACCACTCGCTCAAGGCCGGGCACGACTACGGCCAGTACGTCCGGGACGCCGAGAACGCGGGCCTGGACGACGTCGCGGCGTTCTTCCGCGAGGTGATGGAGCAGGACTCCCAGCGCGCGCGTCGCTGCCACGAGTTCCTGGGCCGGCTCCAGGGCACCGAGCAGGGCGGCCCGGCGACCCAGTGA
- a CDS encoding MFS transporter: protein MANPYLQVLRTPHALPMVLAAFVGRLPLSMVGLGSVLLVASETGSYGLGGAVAAVGAVTTAIAGPLLGRWADTHGQRRVLLPVLAVFVASGFVFLFSVREAWPLWIVFASAGLAGACIPPVSSMIRVRWTHLLRGSHRLHTALSMESVVDEFVFIIGPVLVTFLSTTGHATSGVVTAFTLATVGSLLFAAQRRTEPEPHGHASRQGPSAIRTTGLRVLFVVGAAVGAILGTLEIALVAFADEQGYMALSGVLIAGLAVGSMASGIGWGMVHWRIPLRLRLAVALAVLTLLTVPLTLVRDVWLMVPFVIVAGIAVSPSLISSFTLAELLVPRASVTEAFTWIGTALGLGVAVGASVAGKLVDVAGANTAFLVSTVAAAIAAVVVAAFQRLLHVPAEHAAEPALAG from the coding sequence GTGGCCAATCCCTATCTGCAGGTCCTCCGGACGCCGCATGCCCTGCCGATGGTGCTGGCGGCGTTCGTCGGCCGGCTCCCCCTGTCGATGGTCGGGCTGGGCTCGGTGCTCCTGGTGGCCTCCGAGACCGGCTCCTACGGCCTCGGCGGGGCGGTCGCCGCGGTGGGGGCGGTGACGACGGCGATCGCCGGGCCCCTGCTGGGCCGGTGGGCCGACACCCACGGTCAGCGCCGGGTGCTGCTGCCGGTGCTGGCGGTCTTCGTCGCCTCCGGGTTCGTCTTCCTGTTCTCGGTCCGCGAGGCCTGGCCGCTGTGGATCGTCTTCGCCTCGGCCGGGCTGGCCGGAGCCTGCATCCCGCCGGTGTCGTCGATGATCCGCGTCCGGTGGACCCACCTGCTGCGGGGCAGCCACCGGCTGCACACGGCGCTGTCGATGGAGTCCGTCGTCGACGAGTTCGTGTTCATCATCGGCCCGGTGCTGGTGACGTTCCTCTCCACCACCGGGCACGCCACCTCGGGCGTGGTCACGGCGTTCACCCTCGCCACCGTGGGCAGCCTGCTGTTCGCCGCCCAGCGCCGCACCGAACCCGAGCCGCACGGGCACGCCAGCCGGCAGGGCCCCTCGGCGATCCGCACCACCGGCCTGCGGGTGCTGTTCGTCGTCGGCGCCGCGGTGGGCGCGATCCTCGGGACCCTCGAGATCGCGCTGGTCGCCTTCGCCGACGAGCAGGGCTACATGGCGCTGTCAGGCGTCCTGATCGCCGGCCTCGCGGTCGGGTCGATGGCCAGCGGCATCGGCTGGGGGATGGTCCACTGGCGCATCCCGCTGCGCCTCCGCCTGGCCGTCGCGCTCGCGGTCCTCACCCTGCTCACCGTGCCGCTGACGCTGGTCCGCGACGTCTGGCTCATGGTGCCGTTCGTGATCGTGGCCGGGATCGCCGTCTCGCCGTCGCTGATCAGCTCCTTCACGCTGGCCGAGCTGCTGGTGCCGCGGGCGTCGGTCACCGAGGCGTTCACCTGGATCGGCACGGCACTGGGCCTCGGCGTCGCCGTGGGCGCGTCGGTGGCGGGCAAGCTCGTGGACGTCGCCGGGGCCAACACCGCCTTCCTGGTGTCCACGGTGGCGGCCGCGATCGCCGCCGTCGTCGTCGCGGCGTTCCAGCGGTTGCTGCACGTGCCCGCCGAGCACGCCGCCGAGCCGGCACTGGCCGGCTGA
- a CDS encoding SRPBCC family protein — protein MTEDLDTRRGTVTTEDDGRQRLEFRRSWPDPIDDVWAALTEPDRMARWIGTYEGERRPGGTGTFTMTQEEQQIGEPMTIRECDPPRRVVVEWTQQETEDWSVALDLWTEDGRTELRFTQVFPAGADVADFAMGWHWYLDKLDAEVSGRPVPGGWETFSAEVGPAYGRC, from the coding sequence ATGACCGAGGACCTGGACACCCGGCGAGGCACCGTCACCACCGAGGACGACGGCCGGCAGCGGCTGGAGTTCCGCCGCAGCTGGCCCGACCCGATCGACGACGTCTGGGCGGCGCTCACCGAGCCGGACCGCATGGCGCGGTGGATCGGCACGTACGAGGGCGAGCGCCGGCCCGGTGGCACCGGCACGTTCACGATGACCCAGGAGGAGCAGCAGATCGGGGAGCCGATGACGATCCGCGAGTGCGATCCGCCGCGCCGGGTCGTGGTCGAGTGGACCCAGCAGGAGACCGAGGACTGGTCGGTCGCCCTCGATCTGTGGACCGAGGACGGGCGGACCGAGCTCCGGTTCACCCAGGTCTTCCCGGCCGGGGCCGACGTCGCCGACTTCGCCATGGGCTGGCACTGGTACCTGGACAAGCTCGACGCCGAGGTGAGCGGGCGCCCGGTGCCCGGCGGGTGGGAGACCTTCTCGGCGGAGGTCGGGCCCGCCTACGGCCGGTGCTGA
- a CDS encoding acVLRF1 family peptidyl-tRNA hydrolase, whose amino-acid sequence MTRPRPAAGGGRRLGVAPERLGRWLDGVASRHGAFTDVVPAGDGLRITCADTTTVVLRAPFGWAPAPPLIGEFTAAAGRPRRAAVLLVRRGRWAVGVFDGPELVVSKVDARQVQGRTAAGGWSQQRFARRRGNQTDAVVEHAIGTAARVLLPHAGELAGLFTGGDRGLVDDVLADPRLRPLAAARREPALDVGDPTKAVLLETPRQFRAVDVHIVEPQDRS is encoded by the coding sequence GTGACCCGGCCCCGGCCGGCCGCGGGAGGGGGCCGGCGCCTCGGGGTCGCCCCCGAGCGGCTCGGCCGCTGGCTCGACGGCGTCGCGTCCCGGCACGGCGCCTTCACCGACGTGGTCCCGGCCGGCGACGGGCTGCGGATCACCTGCGCCGACACCACCACGGTCGTGCTGCGGGCGCCGTTCGGCTGGGCGCCCGCCCCGCCACTGATCGGGGAGTTCACGGCCGCCGCCGGCCGGCCGCGCCGCGCCGCGGTGCTGCTGGTCCGCCGCGGCCGGTGGGCCGTCGGGGTGTTCGACGGCCCGGAGCTCGTGGTCTCGAAGGTCGACGCCCGGCAGGTGCAGGGCCGGACGGCGGCCGGTGGCTGGTCGCAGCAGCGGTTCGCCCGCCGCCGCGGGAACCAGACCGACGCCGTCGTCGAGCACGCGATCGGGACGGCCGCGCGGGTCCTGCTGCCGCACGCCGGCGAGCTCGCCGGGCTCTTCACCGGCGGTGACCGCGGGCTGGTCGACGACGTGCTCGCCGATCCCCGGCTCCGTCCGCTGGCGGCCGCCCGCCGCGAGCCGGCGCTGGACGTCGGGGACCCGACGAAGGCCGTCCTGCTGGAGACGCCGAGGCAGTTCCGCGCGGTCGACGTGCACATCGTGGAGCCGCAGGACCGCTCCTGA
- a CDS encoding nitronate monooxygenase, translated as MLTTPLTRRFGLSAPVVGAPMAGVAGGALARAVSLGGGLGMIGVGSTTPASFVVEQCAIPRAEALPFGVGLMAWALPDRPDLLEATIDATPDLVSISFGDPAPWVPRLHDAGIAVAAQVNTVADVHRALAAGVDVVVAQGSEAGGHTGHRATLPLLQEVLALTDRPVLAAGGIATGAGVAAVLAAGAAGAWIGTPLLSCPEGLNSPAARARVRAAAGEDTVLTRSFDVAQRLPWPERWPGRALENEFSRTWHGREAELARDDAAAQRVADARQTDDLEQAPLYAGESVGLVTAERPAADVVRDLTAGAEAALRRVAGLLG; from the coding sequence GTGCTCACCACCCCGCTGACCCGCCGGTTCGGCCTGTCCGCCCCCGTCGTCGGCGCGCCGATGGCCGGCGTGGCCGGGGGGGCGCTCGCGCGGGCGGTGTCCCTCGGCGGCGGCCTCGGCATGATCGGCGTCGGCAGCACGACGCCGGCGTCCTTCGTCGTCGAGCAATGCGCGATCCCCCGCGCCGAGGCCCTGCCGTTCGGCGTCGGGCTGATGGCCTGGGCGCTTCCCGACCGGCCCGACCTGCTCGAGGCCACCATCGACGCGACACCCGACCTGGTCTCGATCTCGTTCGGCGACCCGGCGCCCTGGGTGCCGCGGCTGCACGACGCCGGGATCGCCGTCGCGGCGCAGGTCAACACCGTGGCCGACGTGCACCGCGCGCTGGCCGCCGGGGTCGACGTCGTCGTCGCACAGGGCAGCGAGGCCGGCGGGCACACCGGGCACCGGGCCACCCTCCCGCTGCTGCAGGAGGTGCTCGCGCTCACCGACCGCCCGGTGCTGGCCGCCGGCGGGATCGCCACCGGCGCGGGCGTCGCCGCCGTCCTCGCTGCCGGTGCGGCGGGCGCCTGGATCGGCACGCCGCTGCTGTCCTGCCCGGAGGGGCTCAACTCCCCCGCCGCCCGCGCGCGGGTGCGGGCCGCGGCCGGGGAGGACACGGTGCTCACCCGGTCGTTCGACGTCGCGCAGCGCCTGCCCTGGCCCGAGCGCTGGCCGGGCCGCGCGCTGGAGAACGAGTTCTCCCGAACGTGGCACGGCCGCGAGGCGGAGCTCGCCCGGGACGACGCCGCCGCGCAGCGGGTGGCCGACGCCCGGCAGACCGACGACCTGGAGCAGGCGCCGCTCTACGCCGGGGAGTCCGTCGGGCTGGTGACGGCGGAGCGCCCGGCGGCCGACGTCGTCCGCGACCTCACCGCCGGCGCCGAAGCGGCGCTGCGCCGGGTCGCGGGGCTGCTGGGTTAG